The DNA segment CAGCATTAATACCTACGCCGTACGTCCAACCAAAGCCTGTGAAATCTTCATCGAAACCAAAACCGTCAAAATTCATAGCCATAGATGCAACACCAACTTTTGCATAAGCCGAGAACATATCATTGATTTGCAGAGTAAACTTAGGCGTGAAGGTTAATGCACCCGCTGTGACATCCGTATCGCTGTCGCCCAAATCGGCCGTCGCAAATAAATTGGCTTCTAAACCAAACCACTCGTTGAAGTTGTAACCACCGTAAACACCGAAACCTGTGCCAGTATCTGAATCATCAAAAACATCCACAGCTACGCGGTTTAGTGCGCCACCCACATAGAAACCAGTAGTATCGGCAGCCGCTGAAGCTTGGCCGGCCACTAATGCTGATAATAAAGATACCGCAACTAAAGATAGTTTTTTCATTATATTTTCCTAATGAGTTAACTTGAGTAGTAAACGCTGCGGATATTACAACAAACAAATAATAAGAGTGACAGTTTGTAAAAACTAAATGCGCTTTATACAGGAAGTATTCAGCTTTAAGTTAAACAATAACAAACTTAATATACTTAAGTATTAAATAACATACTCAATATTAAACAATAAGTCTTAACTTACCATTCGCAATAAATTCATAATACCGAAATAACACCAACGAATTATCGAACGGCGTTTTCGTTCATCAAGGCATTCAATAATCATGACCTTTCCTGACTGCGCGCAGGTCACACGGCTGCGCCACATCAACAAGGGCCAAATATGCAGTCGGTAGCCCCGTTGCGCGATATTAAATGGGATCGTTCTCGGCCAATAATATAAAGATTGGCGCAGGATAAGCTCGCTCCAAACGCCCGTAGGAGGATTGACTAAATACGGATCGGGGAGTTTTGAACCAGGCCCCGCGCTCGCGGCGGGGGCATGTTCGGCAATCAACTCGAAGCGGGTCGATAATTTATGATAACGGCAGATGAGCCGAGTCTGTTCGGCCAAGGGATGAACCTGCTGTATCCATGACATAACCATTCCTTTGGTTGTGACTCGTGATTGAGGGTTAAACCACTAAACTGGGTTCCACCTGCACAGGATCTTGGTGAATAATCACCTCGGCATCTTCAAAGGCGGCCTTTACCCTTAGCCCTGTAGTATCGGCAATGCTGTGGGCTTCGTTCAGGCTCAGGTTACCATCCAACTCTAAATGGAATTGAATAAAGATGGTTTTACCTGCTTGACGCGTGCGTAAATCATGTAGCCCTTGCACTCTAGGATCTTGCTTGGCGATTTGCTTAATTTGCTGACGCGTCTCTTCATCCAACTCACGGTCAAGCAGCGCTTGAATAGAGCGGTAACCTAAATCAAAGGCCTGTTGACCTATGTAGCAGGCGATAAGCACGGCAAAGAGTCCATCGGCCCACCACCAACCATATTGGGACAAGACGAGCGCCAACAGTACCGCTGCATTGAGAAATAAATCCGACTTGTAGTGCAACGAATCGGCTTCAACCACTGTGCTCTTGGTTGCCGCCAGCGCCCGCTTTTGTAACATCACTAACGCCAATGTCAGCACGATAGCGA comes from the Shewanella seohaensis genome and includes:
- a CDS encoding porin family protein — its product is MKKLSLVAVSLLSALVAGQASAAADTTGFYVGGALNRVAVDVFDDSDTGTGFGVYGGYNFNEWFGLEANLFATADLGDSDTDVTAGALTFTPKFTLQINDMFSAYAKVGVASMAMNFDGFGFDEDFTGFGWTYGVGINAAVTEHLNVRFSYDVTTGDLDADHSYLNVNDIDTDMKQLAIGVHYQF
- the fieF gene encoding cation efflux pump FieF, producing the protein MTQTSQYDFWVKLASRASVATALTLIIIKLLAWLYSGSASMLASLTDSFADALASIINFIAIRYAIVPADHDHRYGHGKAEPLASLAQSAFIMGSAFLLLFYGGERLLNPAPVEHATLGVVVSVVAIVLTLALVMLQKRALAATKSTVVEADSLHYKSDLFLNAAVLLALVLSQYGWWWADGLFAVLIACYIGQQAFDLGYRSIQALLDRELDEETRQQIKQIAKQDPRVQGLHDLRTRQAGKTIFIQFHLELDGNLSLNEAHSIADTTGLRVKAAFEDAEVIIHQDPVQVEPSLVV